Proteins found in one Pelobates fuscus isolate aPelFus1 chromosome 10, aPelFus1.pri, whole genome shotgun sequence genomic segment:
- the LOC134574861 gene encoding E3 ubiquitin-protein ligase TRIM11-like yields MASAEQRYEVTCSICVEVYIDPVTLTCGHSFCRGCIEKVLETQKRFGAHTCPECRMRIQEPVILEKDDELYKKVEDLLSTLSNQVFCTYCINAPVPAAKTCMLCDASLCDNHLRVHSSSVEHVLIEPNTSIDKMKCPIHRKVLEFYCCDQALCVSCTLTGHHMGHQAETLLQASEKKIEKLRNILDKLNPKRDGVEKEVQSLQKHKRDVQEKTSGIAEKVSTLITNIKKQLEDLEQRVLGEISRQEEQVSLQVWDLIQQLEIKKEEMSRKMGHIEELCTMTDTLAILHERESDRIDYCEADNDDNNVHALRGLDLGLILLTLHTGLADIVTGTMRKNKVTITSDTNPDTTTNPIQSLNVYMDTDIFLDVNTASNDVTISSDLKTVSRTDVKQCRPDGHMRFESPQVLSLKHFTSRRHYWKVKTSKSANWMVGMAYISIDKKGDQSWLGSNAKSWGLERWKGQYSAMHNSNDIQLPQSPSCNKLWIYLDYEAGLLSFYEQGLPARHLHTFTAAFTEPLHVLLCVGTNSWVRIAR; encoded by the coding sequence ATGGCGTCTGCTGAACAAAGGTATGAAGTGACCTGCTCGATCTGCGTAGAAGTTTATATAGATCCTGTGACCCTGACATGTGGACACAGCTTCTGCCGGGGCTGCATTGAGAAAGTGCTGGAGACCCAGAAAAGATTTGGAGCTCATACATGTCCTGAGTGCAGAATGAGGATACAGGAACCTGTAATACTGGAAAAGGACGACGAGCTATATAAAAAAGTAGAGGATTTATTGTCTACTCTTTCAAATCAGGTCTTCTGCACTTACTGTATTAACGCACCTGTTCCTGCAGCTAAAACTTGCATGTTGTGTGATGCATCTCTTTGTGATAATCACCTAAGGGTTCATAGTTCTTCAGTGGAACATGTCTTAATTGAACCCAACACATCCATTGATAAAATGAAATGCCCCATTCACAGGAAGGTCCTGGAGTTTTACTGCTGTGATCAGGctttatgtgtgtcttgtacCTTGACTGGACATCACATGGGACACCAGGCGGAGACTCTACTTCAGGCCTCTGAGAAGAAAATTGAGAAACTGAGAAATATTCTGGATAAACTAAATCCGAAAAGAGATGGAGTTGAGAAAGAAGTTCAGAGCCTTCAGAAACACAAGAGAGATGTACAAGAAAAGACATCTGGTATAGCAGAGAAAGTTTCTACCTTgattacaaatattaaaaaacagCTGGAAGATCTAGAGCAACGAGTCCTGGGTGAAATCTCCAGGCAGGAAGAGCAGGTCTCACTCCAAGTCTGGGATCTAATCCAGCAGCTGGAAATAAAGAAGGAGGAGATGTCCAGGAAGATGGGTCACATCGAGGAGCTTTGCACCATGACAGATACATTAGCCATCTTACATGAACGGGAATCAGACAGGATTGACTATTGTGAAGCTGATAATGATGATAACAATGTCCATGCGTTAAGGGGTCTAGATCTAGGCTTGATCTTGTTGACCTTACATACAGGTTTAGCTGATATTGTAACTGGTACAATGAGAAAGAACAAAGTAACCATCACTTCCGACACCAACCCCGATACGACCACAAATCCAATCCAGTCACTGAATGTATATATGGATACAGATATATTTCTGGATGTAAACACAGCGAGTAATGATGTTACTATATCGAGTGACCTTAAAACTGTATCTAGGACAGATGTGAAACAATGTCGCCCAGATGGACACATGAGATTTGAGTCTCCACAGGTTCTAAGTTTAAAGCATTTTACCTCAAGGCGGCATTACTGGAAGGTAAAAACAAGTAAATCAGCAAACTGGATGGTAGGAATGGCCTATATAAGTATAGACAAGAAAggagatcagtcatggcttggcAGTAATGCTAAATCCTGGGGACTAGAGAGGTGGAAAGGTCAGTATTCAGCAATGCACAACAGTAATGACATTCAGTTACCACAGAGCCCTTCATGTAACAAGTTATGGATATACTTGGACTATGAGGCTGGGTTACTGTCCTTTTATGAACAAGGTCTCCCGGCCAGACACTTACACACCTTTACTGCCGCCTTCACCGAGCCGCTTCATGTTTTATTATGTGTAGGAACGAATTCGTGGGTGAGAATAGCAAGATAA
- the LOC134575246 gene encoding E3 ubiquitin-protein ligase TRIM39-like — translation MAMASAEQKDEKSCSICQNIYTDSLNLTCKHFVCLVCIGNVLDTQDGFGGYECPVCRAEFQNHPVPSKKRKICNIVESLLGTQPEQNETVILCNYCMKSQVPAAKTCLLCEASLCEDHLEVHSKSVEHILTEPTTSFENRKCSIHKEILKYYCLEDAVCVCVSCRLDGDHKGHQVESLNEASEKKKENLRRILQTLTSKRTELEKRVQGLQTGKKVVEKKSVGVLRQAIFLISYIKTHVKEIEKQVVSELTKQKKQISLPYSVLIHQLDIRSNNLSKKITHIEELCNMMDPLTVLQGQESDFADYCDAQEGNSKGIDRNDKEVHVTEDMDMGVISVMVHTRLAELVMGVKQNIQMDVSEVLLDVNTAGNHITVSSDLKTVSWSEVNQSHQESLKRFQNNQILSITRYSSGQHYCQVETSETNGWKIGMAYPSIDRRGDQSKIGYNKKSWSLGIWNNRYSVIHNGKVERLCHGPSCQRLGIYLHYKAGCLSFYELCNPIKHLYTFTTTFTEPLHVAFWLWKNTWLRSKN, via the coding sequence ATGGCGATGGCATCTGCAGAACAGAAAGACGAGAAAAGCTGCTCTATCTGCCAAAACATTTATACTGATTCGCTAAACCTGACGTGTAAACATTTTGTCTGCTTGGTCTGCATTGGGAACGTGCTGGACACACAGGACGGATTTGGGGGCTATGAGTGCCCGGTGTGCAGGGCAGAGTTTCAGAATCATCCTGTCCCATCGAAGAAGAGGAAAATATGTAACATCGTAGAGAGTTTGTTAGGTACACAGCCGGAGCAGAATGAGACTGTTATATTATGTAATTACTGTATGAAATCTCAGGTACCTGCTGCTAAAACATGTCTGCTATGTGAAGCTTCTCTGTGTGAGGACCACCTTGAGGTCCACAGCAAGTCAGTAGAACACATCTTAACGGAACCTACCACTTCTTTTGAGAACAGAAAATGCTCCATTCATAAGGAAATCTTGAAATATTACTGCTTGGAAGATGCTGTTTGCGTCTGTGTATCCTGTAGGCTGGACGGAGATCACAAGGGACATCAGGTGGAATCTCTGAATGAGGCGTCCGAAAAGAAGAAGGAAAACCTGAGAAGAATTCTGCAGACACTAACCTCAAAGAGAACTGAACTTGAGAAAAGAGTCCAGGGCCTGCAGACGGGCAAGAAAGTTGTGGAGAAAAAATCAGTTGGTGTGCTGCGGCAAGCCATTTTCCTAATTAGCTACATCAAAACAcatgtgaaagaaatagagaaacAAGTTGTGAGTGAGCTcactaagcagaaaaaacagatTTCACTCCCATACTCCGTTCTGATCCACCAACTGGATATAAGGTCAAATAATCTGTCCAAAAAGATAACTCACATTGAGGAGCTGTGTAACATGATGGATCCATTAACTGTCTTACAAGGACAGGAATCAGACTTTGCTGACTATTGTGATGCTCAGGAGGGAAACAGCAAGGGTATAGACAGAAATGATAAAGAGGTCCACGTTACAGAGGATATGGATATGGGTGTGATCTCCGTGATGGTACACACAAGATTAGCTGAACTTGTGATGGGTGTAAAACAAAATATCCAAATGGATGTCTCGGAAGTACTATTGGATGTAAACACAGCTGGTAATCATATAACTGTGTCAAGTGACTTGAAGACCGTATCTTGGTCAGAAGTAAATCAAAGTCACCAAGAATCACTAAAAAGATTCCAAAATAACCAGATTTTAAGCATCACACGATATTCTTCTGGACAACATTATTGCCAAGTGGAGACCAGTGAAACAAACGGATGGAAAATTGGGATGGCCTATCCCAGTATAGACCGGAGAGGAGATCAGtcaaaaattggatacaataaGAAATCCTGGAGTTTGGGCATTTGGAATAACCGGTATTCTGTCATTCATAATGGAAAAGTAGAACGGTTATGTCATGGTCCTTCCTGCCAACGGTTAGGGATCTATCTGCACTATAAAGCTGGGTGCCTGTCCTTTTATGAGCTCTGCAATCCAATTAAGCATTTATACACCTTTACTACCACTTTCACCGAACCTCTTCATGTTGCTTTTTGGTTATGGAAAAATACATGGCTGAGAAGCAAGAATTAG